A genomic segment from Verrucomicrobiia bacterium encodes:
- a CDS encoding MoxR family ATPase yields MSTALNEQVQATTAWIKTLRQEISKVIVGQEPLVDRLLVGLLANGHVLLEGVPGLAKTLSVRTLATAIHATFRRIQFTPDLLPADITGTLIYSPQDGKYHATRGPIFANFVLADEINRAPAKVQSALLEAMQERQVTLGGETMPLPSPFLVLATENPIDQEGTYPLPEAQVDRFMFKVLLDYPAFDDERLILDRMAATAPEMHVKPVVNLEQILETRKIVDQIHVDAKIRDYIVHVVFATRKPENYKLDVKHFIQFGASPRATINLTLAAKAWALLQGRSYVTPEDVKSIGPDVLRHRIILTYEAEARAVTSDVIVSQIFKTVPIP; encoded by the coding sequence ATGAGCACAGCGTTGAACGAGCAGGTGCAAGCGACCACGGCCTGGATCAAAACCCTTCGGCAGGAAATCTCCAAAGTCATCGTGGGCCAGGAACCGCTTGTGGATCGCCTGCTCGTGGGGCTATTAGCCAACGGCCATGTGCTGCTCGAAGGAGTTCCGGGGCTTGCCAAGACGTTGTCCGTTCGCACCCTCGCGACGGCCATTCATGCAACATTCCGTCGAATCCAGTTCACGCCCGACCTGCTCCCTGCCGACATCACGGGGACGCTGATTTACAGTCCGCAGGACGGAAAATACCACGCAACGCGCGGGCCGATTTTTGCGAACTTCGTTCTCGCCGACGAAATCAACCGCGCGCCCGCGAAGGTTCAATCCGCGTTGCTGGAAGCTATGCAGGAACGCCAGGTCACGTTGGGCGGCGAAACGATGCCCCTGCCGTCGCCCTTCCTTGTCCTGGCCACCGAGAATCCGATCGACCAGGAAGGCACTTATCCGCTGCCCGAGGCGCAGGTGGACCGCTTCATGTTCAAGGTGCTTCTGGATTATCCTGCGTTCGACGACGAACGTCTGATCCTGGATCGGATGGCAGCAACCGCGCCGGAGATGCACGTGAAACCGGTTGTCAATCTCGAGCAGATCCTGGAAACGCGAAAGATCGTGGACCAAATCCATGTCGACGCGAAGATTCGCGACTACATTGTGCACGTTGTGTTCGCCACTCGAAAACCGGAGAACTACAAGCTCGATGTGAAGCACTTCATCCAGTTCGGGGCCTCACCCCGCGCCACGATCAACCTGACGCTCGCGGCGAAGGCATGGGCGCTTTTGCAGGGCCGCTCGTATGTGACGCCGGAGGATGTGAAGAGCATCGGGCCGGATGTGCTGCGCCATCGCATCATCCTGACCTATGAGGCCGAGGCGCGGGCGGTGACCAGCGATGTCATCGTGAGCCAGATTTTCAAGACCGTCCCGATTCCCTGA
- a CDS encoding DUF58 domain-containing protein yields MELSALLESVRNIEVRTNRLVNDTMVGAYLSQFRGRGMDFEELREYMPGDDVRDIDWNVTNRMGRPFVKRFREERELGMVLAVDVSGSAAFGSGNRTKREFAAEVAATIAVSAARSSDKVALLMFSQEVELFVPPRKGRRHILRILRELLSLEPRSRGTDIPAALTFLNHVLHRRSLVFLLTDFLHTQGAATDGLFGTGAVKTTRDVFQELGLTNSRHDLVCVHLHDPLESAIPGAGLVTFEDAETGELLEVDSHRARNRQQYSATNAERLMQLDRALLHAGVDTVRLNTAEPFAHALQRFFELRRGRRRG; encoded by the coding sequence ATGGAACTTTCGGCCCTGCTCGAATCCGTCCGCAACATCGAGGTCCGCACCAATCGCCTGGTGAATGACACGATGGTGGGGGCGTATCTCAGCCAGTTTCGCGGCCGCGGAATGGATTTCGAGGAACTCCGCGAATACATGCCGGGCGATGACGTCCGCGACATTGATTGGAACGTCACGAATCGAATGGGACGCCCCTTCGTGAAGCGTTTTCGCGAGGAGCGGGAATTGGGAATGGTCCTCGCAGTGGATGTTTCAGGGTCGGCGGCGTTCGGTTCTGGCAATCGCACAAAACGCGAGTTTGCCGCCGAGGTCGCCGCAACCATCGCCGTCTCAGCTGCGCGCAGCAGCGACAAGGTCGCGCTGCTGATGTTTTCGCAGGAGGTTGAATTGTTTGTTCCTCCACGCAAAGGGCGGCGGCATATTTTGCGCATTCTGCGCGAATTATTATCGCTCGAACCGAGGAGTCGTGGAACCGATATTCCCGCAGCGCTCACGTTTCTCAATCACGTTCTGCATCGCCGTTCTTTGGTTTTCCTTCTCACCGATTTCCTGCACACCCAGGGCGCCGCTACCGACGGGTTGTTTGGCACTGGCGCGGTGAAAACAACCCGCGATGTCTTTCAGGAACTGGGATTGACGAATTCGCGGCATGACCTCGTTTGCGTGCATCTGCATGATCCGCTGGAAAGCGCCATTCCAGGCGCGGGACTCGTCACGTTTGAAGATGCAGAAACGGGTGAACTGCTGGAGGTGGATTCGCATCGGGCGCGCAACCGCCAGCAATACTCCGCGACGAATGCCGAGCGGCTCATGCAGCTGGATCGCGCCCTCCTGCACGCGGGCGTGGATACCGTGCGCTTGAACACTGCGGAACCTTTCGCGCATGCTCTTCAGCGATTCTTCGAACTGCGCCGCGGCAGGAGGCGTGGATGA
- a CDS encoding VWA domain-containing protein, giving the protein MSGMQFAEPGWLWLALAAPVLLVTVMRYAAWARQRQLQTLASAQRLPELTRSHSRSRRAIKNILLVLVAILMGIALARPQWGVQEFAIQEIGEDLVFAIDCSRSMLAADVSPNRLERGKLAVIDFVRRHPEGRIGLVAFAGQAFLQCPLTFDHEAFEESLRDLDERTIAVPGTDLGRALQEAFQAMEKKSRRKTVVLLTDGEDLEQSGIRVGEALARENVVVFTIGVGTEAGAEIRVLNEQNQPEMVRDAQGQPVRSRMDEQTLKRIASVTRGAYFPLGALGEGLAKVQLAMQKDEASGANVPVRRLGIDRYHWFVGLVLLLLVAESLIGTRRHLNA; this is encoded by the coding sequence ATGAGCGGCATGCAGTTTGCCGAACCCGGATGGTTGTGGCTTGCGCTGGCTGCTCCTGTGTTGCTCGTGACGGTCATGCGCTACGCCGCGTGGGCCCGGCAGCGCCAGTTGCAGACGCTTGCCTCGGCTCAAAGGCTGCCGGAACTGACGCGTTCCCACAGCAGGAGCCGGCGCGCCATTAAAAATATTCTGCTCGTTCTCGTTGCAATTCTGATGGGCATCGCACTGGCGCGACCGCAGTGGGGTGTGCAGGAGTTTGCGATCCAGGAAATCGGCGAGGACCTGGTGTTCGCCATCGACTGTTCGCGCAGCATGCTGGCCGCGGACGTTTCGCCAAATCGCCTTGAACGGGGAAAACTCGCGGTAATCGATTTTGTGCGCCGCCATCCCGAAGGGCGAATTGGCCTTGTGGCGTTCGCGGGCCAGGCATTTCTGCAATGCCCGCTGACCTTCGATCACGAGGCCTTTGAGGAATCGTTGCGCGATCTCGATGAACGCACGATTGCGGTTCCCGGCACGGATCTTGGCCGTGCGCTCCAGGAAGCGTTCCAGGCAATGGAGAAGAAAAGCCGGCGCAAAACCGTGGTGCTGTTGACCGACGGAGAGGATTTGGAACAGTCGGGAATTCGTGTTGGGGAAGCGCTCGCGCGCGAAAACGTGGTGGTGTTTACAATCGGCGTGGGAACGGAAGCCGGGGCGGAGATTCGCGTGCTGAACGAACAGAACCAGCCCGAGATGGTGCGCGACGCGCAGGGGCAGCCTGTTCGCAGCCGCATGGACGAACAAACGTTGAAGCGGATTGCCAGCGTGACCCGCGGAGCTTACTTCCCGCTGGGCGCGCTCGGGGAAGGCCTGGCGAAGGTGCAGCTGGCCATGCAGAAGGACGAAGCGTCAGGGGCAAATGTGCCCGTTCGACGGCTCGGAATTGATCGGTATCACTGGTTCGTGGGACTCGTGCTATTATTGCTCGTCGCCGAGTCCCTAATTGGAACGCGCCGGCATTTGAACGCATGA
- a CDS encoding VWA domain-containing protein: MNGNFEFQYPWLLALLALLPWYAFLRGRFGGHSALQISSTEVVRSVATPARTAPGRLLLFLRLLTVAFCIVAAAGPRFANDRTETQASGVDIMLVLDLSWSMMALDMSGAGERVTRFDIAADVLKDFVRKRPNDRIGLVVFSAVPYLASPLTLNHEWLIGNIDRMHIGMIRELGTAIGDATATAAKRLKSAHDSKSRIIILLTDGDNNRGEIDPVPAAQLAGALGARIYTIGIGVEEPCQLPEFEPSTGELRLDENGNVKWTLVLQPANYSVLSRMSALSGAKSYRAKNRSELENIYNEIDRLEKTEVKLRRYTLYTPLFQWPLVAAFGLFGLEVLLANTRFRRIP, encoded by the coding sequence ATGAACGGCAACTTCGAATTCCAGTATCCGTGGTTGCTGGCGCTGCTCGCGTTATTGCCGTGGTATGCATTTCTGCGCGGACGATTTGGGGGGCATTCCGCACTGCAGATCTCAAGCACGGAAGTCGTGCGAAGCGTCGCCACACCCGCGCGCACCGCACCTGGACGCCTGTTGCTGTTCCTACGCTTGCTCACCGTGGCGTTCTGCATCGTTGCCGCGGCGGGCCCGCGGTTTGCGAATGACCGAACCGAAACCCAGGCAAGCGGCGTCGACATCATGCTCGTGCTCGATCTTTCATGGTCGATGATGGCCCTCGACATGAGCGGGGCCGGCGAACGCGTCACACGCTTTGATATTGCGGCAGATGTGCTGAAGGACTTCGTTCGCAAGCGACCGAACGACCGCATCGGCCTGGTCGTGTTTTCTGCCGTTCCCTATCTCGCCAGCCCGCTGACACTCAATCACGAGTGGCTGATCGGTAATATCGATCGCATGCACATCGGCATGATTCGCGAGCTGGGAACCGCGATCGGCGATGCCACAGCCACCGCTGCCAAGCGGTTGAAATCGGCCCATGACAGCAAGAGTCGCATCATCATCCTGCTCACGGACGGCGACAACAACCGCGGCGAGATTGATCCTGTTCCCGCAGCCCAGCTGGCGGGCGCGTTGGGGGCGCGTATTTACACGATCGGAATTGGCGTCGAGGAGCCGTGCCAGCTGCCTGAATTCGAGCCCTCCACGGGTGAGCTGCGGCTGGATGAAAATGGCAACGTGAAGTGGACGCTGGTGTTGCAGCCCGCCAATTACTCGGTGCTCAGCCGGATGTCGGCGCTGTCGGGCGCCAAGTCGTATCGCGCCAAAAACCGCAGCGAACTCGAGAACATCTACAACGAGATTGATCGCCTGGAGAAAACAGAAGTGAAGCTCCGGCGCTACACGCTCTACACGCCGCTTTTTCAATGGCCGCTTGTCGCGGCCTTCGGACTCTTCGGCCTGGAGGTTTTGCTGGCGAACACGCGTTTCAGGAGGATTCCATGA
- the ald gene encoding alanine dehydrogenase has translation MIIGVPKEIKGQEFRVALLPSGAYQLARRGHQVVVERNAGIGAGYPDAEYETAGAAMTDSHAKVFETADMIVKVKEPLEPELSLIRKGQILFTYLHLAANRALTDSLMQSGAVAIAYETVEINRRLPLLEPMSEIAGRMSVLVGGYFLAKHCGGSGVLLGGVPGVLPGKVVVLGGGTSGINAARMAQGLGADVTILEVDLERMRFLDITLHTAHTLYSSESHLMEILPGVDLLIGAVLVPGAKAPKLIRREMLRRMRPGSVLVDIAIDQGGCAETSRPTTHHDPTFVEEGVTHYCVANMPGAYARTATQALANVTYRFIECLADHGVAEACNLQPALRGGINVINGKVTHRAVAEAHGLAYSPPPL, from the coding sequence ATGATCATTGGCGTTCCCAAGGAAATTAAAGGCCAGGAATTTCGCGTGGCGCTGCTGCCTTCGGGTGCGTACCAACTCGCGCGGCGCGGGCATCAAGTCGTGGTCGAGCGCAACGCCGGGATCGGCGCAGGTTATCCGGATGCGGAATACGAGACCGCTGGCGCTGCAATGACCGATTCACACGCGAAGGTGTTCGAAACGGCGGACATGATTGTGAAGGTGAAGGAACCGCTCGAACCGGAGCTGAGCCTGATTCGCAAGGGGCAAATCCTGTTCACCTACCTTCATCTCGCCGCCAACCGCGCACTGACAGATTCGCTCATGCAATCCGGAGCGGTCGCAATTGCATATGAAACCGTCGAGATCAATCGCCGCCTGCCGCTGCTTGAACCCATGAGTGAAATCGCCGGGCGCATGTCGGTCCTGGTCGGCGGTTATTTTCTGGCGAAACATTGCGGGGGAAGCGGCGTGTTGCTGGGTGGCGTTCCGGGAGTGCTGCCGGGAAAAGTGGTGGTGCTTGGGGGCGGCACGTCGGGCATCAACGCCGCGCGCATGGCACAGGGACTCGGCGCTGACGTCACCATCCTTGAAGTGGACCTGGAACGGATGCGCTTTCTCGACATCACCCTGCACACCGCGCACACCCTCTATTCGAGTGAATCGCACCTGATGGAAATCCTGCCAGGCGTTGACCTATTGATCGGTGCCGTGTTGGTTCCCGGGGCAAAGGCTCCCAAACTGATTCGCCGTGAAATGCTTCGCCGAATGAGGCCCGGCAGTGTTCTGGTGGATATCGCGATCGATCAGGGCGGTTGCGCGGAAACATCGCGGCCCACGACGCATCACGATCCAACCTTCGTTGAGGAGGGTGTCACGCATTATTGCGTGGCAAACATGCCGGGAGCTTATGCGCGAACCGCAACGCAGGCGCTTGCAAACGTCACGTATCGTTTCATCGAATGCCTTGCAGATCATGGCGTGGCGGAAGCCTGCAATCTGCAGCCAGCGCTCCGCGGAGGCATCAATGTCATCAACGGCAAAGTCACCCACCGGGCGGTCGCCGAAGCGCATGGGCTCGCTTACTCTCCTCCGCCGCTCTAG
- a CDS encoding acyltransferase family protein yields MSRCTLHRLLDLRPLVFIGKISYGIYVWHFPILWFLERSASPRLWLFWPATIAATLLSYYLLERPCLRLKAKFSGVDGLHRRHRGQT; encoded by the coding sequence GTGTCAAGATGCACCCTGCATCGGCTCCTGGACCTGCGGCCCCTTGTGTTCATCGGGAAGATCTCCTACGGCATATACGTCTGGCACTTCCCCATTCTCTGGTTTCTTGAACGATCGGCTTCTCCGCGGTTGTGGCTATTCTGGCCAGCGACCATCGCCGCCACGCTGCTTTCCTACTACCTGCTGGAGCGCCCCTGTCTCAGGCTTAAGGCGAAGTTTTCCGGCGTTGACGGATTGCACCGGCGCCACCGCGGCCAAACCTGA
- a CDS encoding beta-galactosidase, which translates to MNALRTCALLLAGMVFVNAAERHTFTIGTNDFLLDGQRLQIRCGEMHAPRVPKEYWRHRLQMIKAMGLNTVCAYLFWNMHEPRPGEFNWSGQADAAKFCRIAQEEGLWVMLRPGPYACAEWEMGGFPWWLLKHQDIQLRSRDPNYLNAAKRYLKEVGRVLGPLQVSKGGPILMVQVENEYGFFGKDPEYMGELRQALLDAGFDVPLFACNPPYALKNGYRADLFPVVNFGSDPANGFKALREILPQGPLMCGEFYPGWFDTWGAPHHTGRINTYLADLEYMLKANASFSIYMAHGGTTFGFWTGADRPFKPDTSSYDYDAPISEAGWTTDKFFRTRELFARYLLPGETIPEHPARNPVISIPELQVQEIAPMFANLPGSVKDASPRHMELYDQDYGCIVYRTRVPAGPAATLEAGAIHDIGQVFLNGERVGFTDRRSRNFKVRLPERADAATLDVLVEAMGRVNFGVEVHDRKGIHAPVTLGGKELTGWEVFNLPLNEKMLASLKFQPARNQTQSATNTKPAFYRARLNVDKPGDTFLDMRPWGKGFAWVNGHNLGRYWNIGPQQTMYIPGPWLKSGANAIIVLDLVGPQKQVVAGLEKPILDVLRPELDFARAKRAEVKLNFDGVQPVHSGSFPEGVSQQEITFASPARGRFFCIESLNAHDGKAFAAIAELTLLDASGRALSTDGWTVSYVSSEERTREDGTAENAIDGQTANFWHTQWGDASPAHPHRLILNLGDARTVGGFRYVPRQGAGNVGGRIKEYRIYVGDELVR; encoded by the coding sequence ATGAACGCCCTACGCACCTGTGCGCTGCTGCTGGCTGGAATGGTGTTTGTGAATGCCGCTGAGCGCCACACGTTCACCATTGGCACGAATGATTTTCTCCTCGACGGCCAGCGTCTGCAGATTCGCTGCGGCGAAATGCACGCCCCGCGCGTGCCGAAGGAGTATTGGCGGCATCGGCTTCAAATGATCAAGGCGATGGGGCTGAACACGGTTTGCGCCTATCTCTTCTGGAACATGCACGAGCCGCGCCCGGGCGAATTCAACTGGTCGGGCCAGGCCGATGCGGCGAAGTTTTGCAGAATCGCGCAAGAGGAGGGATTGTGGGTGATGCTGCGGCCGGGGCCATATGCGTGCGCGGAATGGGAGATGGGAGGCTTTCCGTGGTGGCTGCTGAAGCATCAGGACATCCAGTTGCGCAGCCGTGATCCGAACTACCTGAATGCCGCCAAACGTTACCTCAAGGAAGTAGGCCGCGTGCTCGGGCCGTTGCAGGTTTCGAAAGGCGGGCCCATCCTTATGGTTCAGGTGGAAAATGAATACGGTTTCTTCGGCAAGGATCCTGAATACATGGGCGAACTCCGCCAGGCGCTGCTGGACGCGGGATTCGATGTCCCGCTGTTCGCCTGCAATCCGCCTTACGCGTTGAAGAACGGTTACCGCGCCGACCTTTTCCCCGTCGTGAATTTCGGCTCCGATCCTGCGAACGGCTTCAAGGCGCTGCGCGAGATTCTGCCGCAGGGGCCGCTCATGTGCGGGGAGTTTTATCCTGGATGGTTCGATACCTGGGGCGCGCCGCATCACACGGGCAGGATCAATACGTATCTTGCCGACCTGGAATACATGCTCAAGGCCAACGCCTCGTTCAGCATCTACATGGCGCATGGCGGCACGACATTTGGTTTCTGGACCGGGGCTGACCGGCCGTTCAAACCGGATACGTCCAGTTACGATTACGACGCGCCGATCAGCGAAGCCGGTTGGACCACGGACAAATTCTTCCGGACTCGGGAGCTGTTTGCGCGTTACCTGCTCCCGGGTGAAACGATTCCCGAACACCCTGCGCGCAATCCCGTGATTTCCATTCCCGAACTGCAGGTGCAGGAAATAGCGCCGATGTTTGCGAATCTTCCGGGTTCGGTGAAGGACGCGAGTCCGCGGCACATGGAACTTTACGACCAGGATTACGGATGCATCGTGTACCGAACGAGGGTTCCCGCGGGTCCTGCCGCCACGCTGGAAGCCGGGGCCATTCACGACATTGGCCAGGTATTCCTGAACGGCGAGCGCGTCGGTTTCACGGATCGACGCAGCCGGAATTTCAAGGTGCGGCTTCCTGAACGCGCTGATGCTGCGACCCTCGACGTTCTGGTTGAAGCCATGGGGCGGGTGAATTTTGGCGTTGAGGTGCATGATCGCAAAGGGATTCATGCGCCAGTCACGTTGGGTGGAAAGGAGCTGACGGGTTGGGAGGTGTTCAACCTGCCGCTGAATGAGAAGATGCTGGCGTCGTTGAAGTTTCAACCCGCGCGGAATCAAACGCAGAGCGCCACGAACACGAAACCCGCCTTCTATCGCGCGCGCTTGAACGTGGATAAACCGGGCGACACGTTTCTCGACATGCGTCCCTGGGGCAAAGGTTTTGCCTGGGTGAACGGGCATAACCTCGGCCGCTATTGGAACATTGGGCCGCAACAAACGATGTACATCCCCGGCCCATGGCTGAAATCTGGCGCGAACGCAATTATTGTCCTCGACCTCGTTGGACCGCAGAAGCAGGTCGTAGCGGGGCTCGAAAAGCCGATTCTCGATGTGCTGCGTCCCGAGCTGGATTTTGCGCGCGCGAAACGGGCTGAAGTCAAATTGAACTTCGATGGCGTCCAACCGGTTCACAGCGGCAGTTTTCCCGAGGGAGTGAGCCAGCAGGAAATCACGTTTGCATCGCCGGCCCGCGGCCGTTTCTTCTGCATCGAATCCCTCAATGCGCACGACGGCAAGGCATTCGCGGCGATTGCGGAACTGACGCTTCTCGACGCATCGGGCAGGGCGCTGAGCACCGATGGCTGGACGGTGTCGTATGTGAGCAGCGAAGAGCGCACCCGGGAAGACGGGACTGCGGAGAACGCGATTGACGGGCAGACGGCGAATTTCTGGCATACGCAGTGGGGCGATGCCTCGCCCGCGCACCCGCATCGATTGATCCTGAACCTGGGCGACGCGCGCACCGTCGGCGGCTTTCGTTACGTTCCCCGCCAGGGTGCCGGGAATGTCGGCGGCCGCATCAAGGAATACCGCATTTATGTCGGCGATGAACTTGTGCGCTGA
- a CDS encoding DUF4381 family protein: protein MIRWLWSRAIEGSVFFLTRQVAAAAGGEGLTLSPPHPEIPATFLEQYWLWVISGSLALAIIVSAFGLVLWLTLRSRGAGIPSPDEIARKELQRIHQEAATSANLSAISRVLRAYLVARFQLPAEEFTTRELSDALLRKQSVGPQLATRLNSFFKRCDELKFAPSTQPPATAAEEALALVNDCERRRAELLQASLKAPPIHS, encoded by the coding sequence ATGATTCGGTGGCTTTGGAGCAGGGCCATTGAGGGCAGCGTTTTCTTCCTGACCCGGCAAGTGGCCGCAGCCGCTGGCGGGGAAGGGCTGACGTTGAGTCCGCCGCATCCTGAAATTCCGGCGACGTTTCTCGAACAGTATTGGCTTTGGGTAATCTCGGGCAGCCTGGCGCTGGCCATTATCGTTTCCGCGTTCGGACTCGTCCTATGGCTCACATTGCGTTCCCGCGGCGCAGGGATTCCATCGCCGGACGAGATCGCTCGAAAGGAGCTGCAGCGGATTCACCAGGAGGCCGCCACGTCCGCGAATCTAAGTGCCATTTCGCGGGTCCTGCGGGCCTATCTGGTCGCGCGATTCCAATTGCCCGCGGAGGAGTTCACAACGCGGGAACTGAGCGATGCGCTGCTTCGCAAACAATCCGTCGGTCCGCAGCTCGCCACGCGTCTGAACAGCTTTTTCAAGCGGTGCGACGAGCTCAAGTTTGCGCCATCAACGCAGCCGCCTGCCACTGCCGCGGAGGAGGCACTGGCACTTGTAAATGATTGCGAGCGCAGGAGGGCCGAGCTTTTGCAGGCGTCCTTGAAGGCGCCCCCGATCCATTCATGA
- a CDS encoding YihY/virulence factor BrkB family protein, translated as MPKSKSRFEQFREQAENLWDEKPFRAGAESTRLYKFLHFWVLVVKSFIRNRCPVRASALSYSTLLAMIPMLAVALGVTSSLLKDQGEDSIERFIERMVASLIPPANTGTNFVFEPEFDDLVTPLPERPQSAGDPATGLPNLTVVVSNAAPQGTNVAVITATNLNSADITNQMVMAAAAAIRSDVQDNSRISSVQKTAARQINDFIQRTRSGTLGITGTILLIVVAIRMLSQIEETFNDIWGVTCGRSWPLRIIIYWTSITLGPLLLASALGLSGGAHFKATREVLVDMPIVGGLILPAVTLGIIWLAFSMFYKAVPNTKVHFNAALVGGMVAGTLWHLNNVFAFVYVSRVATNFNMYGGLALVPLFMAGLFISWVILLFGAQVSYAFQNRALYLQEKLAENVNQRGREFVALRLMTAVGQRFLHGMPSASVNEMSTELGIPSRLIQQVLQTLMAAHLVVELSGEEPRYLPARPLENITAHHVLQAMRATQGQELLTRDEPVRAEVFGEFARIQEAEKDAASKVSLLALASRAEARQQLQPPSPHEEDMKISPALKPSAITPESTTPAKDREETVQASAAKPDANAPIAKIEIPTAQEEAAAAAHTEVVGPTKDDERTFPL; from the coding sequence ATGCCGAAATCGAAATCCAGGTTCGAGCAATTCCGCGAGCAGGCGGAAAATCTCTGGGACGAAAAGCCGTTTCGCGCCGGGGCTGAATCGACGCGGCTGTACAAGTTCCTCCACTTCTGGGTTCTCGTCGTCAAAAGCTTCATCCGAAATCGCTGCCCCGTTCGTGCCTCCGCACTCTCCTATAGCACGCTGCTCGCAATGATCCCCATGCTCGCCGTCGCGCTCGGCGTCACAAGCAGCCTGCTGAAGGACCAGGGCGAAGACAGCATCGAGCGTTTCATCGAACGCATGGTGGCCAGCCTCATTCCGCCCGCAAACACCGGGACCAATTTTGTCTTCGAGCCCGAGTTCGACGACCTTGTCACGCCGTTGCCCGAAAGGCCGCAATCGGCAGGTGATCCAGCAACCGGGCTGCCCAACCTCACCGTCGTCGTTTCCAATGCAGCACCGCAGGGAACAAACGTGGCGGTCATCACAGCAACGAACCTGAACTCGGCCGACATCACCAACCAAATGGTCATGGCTGCGGCGGCTGCAATCCGCTCGGATGTGCAGGACAACTCCCGCATCTCCTCCGTGCAAAAGACAGCGGCGCGACAAATCAACGATTTCATCCAGCGCACGCGCAGCGGAACGCTCGGAATCACGGGCACGATCCTGTTGATTGTGGTCGCAATCCGAATGCTGAGCCAGATCGAGGAAACGTTTAACGACATCTGGGGCGTGACGTGCGGACGCAGCTGGCCGTTGCGGATCATTATCTATTGGACCAGCATCACACTCGGCCCATTGCTGCTCGCAAGCGCCCTGGGGCTTTCGGGCGGCGCGCATTTTAAGGCGACGCGGGAAGTGCTTGTCGATATGCCGATCGTCGGCGGATTGATCCTTCCAGCCGTCACCCTCGGGATCATCTGGCTGGCGTTCTCGATGTTTTACAAAGCCGTGCCGAACACGAAGGTGCATTTCAACGCGGCATTGGTCGGCGGCATGGTTGCGGGAACACTATGGCATCTAAACAATGTGTTTGCGTTCGTTTACGTGTCCCGCGTGGCCACGAATTTCAACATGTATGGGGGTCTGGCCCTGGTTCCCTTGTTCATGGCCGGACTTTTCATCTCATGGGTGATTCTTCTGTTCGGAGCACAAGTGTCTTACGCGTTTCAGAATCGCGCCCTTTACCTCCAGGAGAAGCTCGCGGAGAACGTCAACCAGCGCGGGCGCGAATTCGTGGCCCTGCGCCTCATGACTGCGGTCGGGCAGCGTTTTCTGCATGGGATGCCGTCGGCCTCGGTGAACGAAATGTCCACGGAACTTGGGATTCCCAGCCGCCTGATCCAGCAAGTCCTGCAAACGCTGATGGCTGCGCACCTTGTCGTGGAACTTTCGGGCGAGGAACCGCGTTACCTTCCCGCGCGGCCGCTCGAGAACATCACAGCGCATCATGTCCTGCAGGCCATGCGCGCCACGCAGGGACAGGAACTTCTCACGCGCGACGAACCTGTCCGCGCTGAGGTCTTCGGGGAATTCGCGCGCATCCAGGAAGCGGAAAAGGATGCCGCGTCTAAGGTTTCCCTGCTCGCTCTGGCATCGCGCGCTGAAGCCCGCCAGCAACTGCAGCCGCCCTCGCCGCACGAGGAAGACATGAAAATCAGCCCTGCTTTGAAACCGAGTGCGATAACTCCGGAATCCACCACGCCCGCCAAGGATCGGGAAGAGACCGTGCAGGCGAGCGCGGCGAAGCCGGACGCAAACGCGCCGATCGCAAAGATTGAAATTCCAACGGCTCAGGAAGAGGCAGCCGCTGCTGCTCACACAGAAGTGGTTGGACCGACCAAGGACGACGAACGAACGTTTCCGCTATGA